One window of the Leptospira koniambonensis genome contains the following:
- a CDS encoding ABC transporter permease subunit, translating to MRNYFLKRIFLIIPTILGITFLVFILSHLAPGGPLEREIAKLRGYGNEDGARSSLINNEEIDILKQKLRLDKPLPIAYLYWLWDVASLDLGESRLHSRPVNELIFEKIPVSLTFGLSGFLLSYLICIPLGIRKAIQSGQTFDSATSIIILIAYSIPVFALSMLLLYLFSSGEVFSVFPLGHEYSDNYDDLDFFEKIIDRAEHMFLPVLCYVSGSFAMLTLLMKNSLLDQISKEYIRTAISKGLSFKDAIYKHAFRNSLIPIATGFGSNLSLVLAGSLIIELVFSIDGIGLLGFQAVTERDTNLMMGLLLIQSFLSLIGNIISDLCYVIIDPRINFEA from the coding sequence ATGAGAAATTATTTTTTAAAAAGGATCTTTCTGATCATTCCCACGATCCTCGGAATCACATTCCTTGTATTTATTTTATCCCATTTGGCTCCGGGCGGACCCTTAGAAAGAGAGATCGCAAAGCTAAGAGGATACGGCAATGAAGATGGAGCTAGGTCTTCTTTAATCAACAACGAAGAGATAGACATACTAAAACAAAAACTTCGTTTAGACAAACCTCTTCCAATTGCATACCTTTACTGGTTATGGGATGTGGCAAGTTTAGATTTGGGAGAATCTAGATTACATTCTCGTCCTGTAAACGAACTCATCTTTGAGAAAATTCCTGTATCTCTTACATTCGGTCTTTCAGGGTTTCTACTTTCTTATTTGATATGTATTCCATTAGGAATTCGTAAAGCGATCCAAAGTGGACAAACATTCGATAGTGCAACAAGTATCATCATATTGATTGCATACTCGATCCCTGTATTCGCACTTTCCATGTTATTATTATATCTATTCTCTTCCGGAGAAGTATTTTCCGTATTTCCTCTAGGCCATGAATATTCTGATAATTACGATGACCTGGATTTTTTCGAAAAGATCATAGATAGAGCAGAGCATATGTTCTTACCGGTACTTTGTTATGTTTCCGGATCTTTTGCAATGCTCACTCTTTTAATGAAAAACTCTCTCTTAGACCAAATCTCTAAAGAGTATATTAGAACTGCAATCTCCAAAGGTTTATCTTTTAAAGATGCAATTTACAAACATGCTTTCAGGAACAGTCTGATCCCGATTGCCACTGGTTTCGGCTCTAATCTAAGTTTGGTTTTAGCAGGATCTTTGATTATCGAGTTAGTATTCAGCATAGATGGGATCGGGTTACTTGGTTTCCAGGCGGTCACAGAAAGAGATACAAACCTGATGATGGGATTACTACTGATCCAAAGTTTTCTATCATTAATCGGAAATATTATCTCAGATCTTTGTTATGTAATCATCGACCCAAGGATCAATTTCGAAGCATGA
- a CDS encoding ABC transporter permease subunit: MNSLAKRRFEKFRSNTKAWISLWILGTSYIISLFAPILANNQPWIVSYDDSWKFPIFFRYTDKDFGGSEYSPVNYKKLKLREEFQEDDDNWILFPPVPYGYNEDNLETIDNDENPPSSPSLKHWLGTDDRGRDVFTRIFYAYRNSMSFGLILVIIEFIFGTIVGGIQGYYGKRTDIITQRIIEILSSIPFLYLILIMGSFFGRGFIVLGITYSALSWIGISTYMRGEFYRSKSLTYVDAAKALGASSWSIMKNHILPNAITPLVTFLPFALISSISILSALDFLGYGIPAPNPSWGEMISQGRDNLRAWWLIAFPSLSLAATILLSSFIGEGIRDSFDSKEKVTYE; this comes from the coding sequence ATGAACTCTTTAGCTAAAAGAAGGTTCGAAAAATTTAGATCCAATACAAAGGCATGGATCTCTCTTTGGATTTTAGGGACTTCTTATATCATTTCTTTATTTGCACCAATACTTGCAAATAATCAGCCTTGGATTGTTTCTTATGATGATTCCTGGAAATTCCCTATCTTCTTCCGTTATACGGATAAGGATTTCGGAGGATCCGAATATTCTCCGGTAAATTACAAAAAACTAAAATTGAGAGAAGAATTCCAAGAAGATGATGATAACTGGATCTTATTTCCACCAGTTCCGTACGGATATAACGAAGACAATTTAGAAACAATCGATAATGACGAAAATCCACCTTCTTCTCCTAGCCTAAAACATTGGTTAGGAACTGATGATAGAGGAAGAGATGTGTTCACTCGTATCTTTTATGCGTACAGAAATTCTATGAGTTTCGGACTAATATTAGTAATTATAGAATTTATCTTTGGAACAATTGTAGGCGGGATCCAAGGATATTATGGAAAAAGAACAGATATCATCACACAAAGGATCATAGAAATATTATCCTCTATCCCATTCTTATATTTGATCCTTATCATGGGTTCCTTTTTCGGCCGAGGATTTATTGTACTCGGGATCACTTATTCCGCATTAAGCTGGATAGGGATCAGCACATATATGAGAGGAGAATTTTATAGATCCAAGTCTCTCACATATGTGGATGCAGCAAAAGCGTTAGGCGCTAGTTCTTGGAGTATTATGAAAAATCATATTCTCCCGAATGCGATCACTCCACTTGTGACCTTCTTACCTTTTGCCCTTATCAGCTCGATTTCTATTTTGAGCGCTCTGGACTTTTTAGGTTACGGAATTCCAGCACCAAATCCTTCTTGGGGAGAAATGATCAGCCAAGGAAGAGATAATCTTAGAGCTTGGTGGTTGATCGCATTTCCTTCTTTGTCTTTGGCAGCGACCATTCTTCTTTCTTCTTTTATAGGAGAAGGTATCCGTGATTCTTTTGATTCTAAGGAGAAGGTAACGTACGAATGA
- a CDS encoding lipocalin-like domain-containing protein, translated as MPFQFLTNRVARPNRTSGILVSVLFSSILLISSGNGFAAPKTDLKESQGKSFKFPQDHFFHKGYRVEWCYFIGILDTEEGKELGYELSFFRAYLGPKVALYPVHFAISDLEDEKHKISQTIERELGGVAGQDKSNLWSGDYRMEVTGPADFRISAFPRTDSGFGLELELSTKSKNILTHGKNGKSLKSRKNPKFFSNYYSIPRLETKGSLYLEGKEYHVKSGTSWMDHEWSSPEGTEAAFDLSSKDISWDWICIQMEDGSDIMAFNFKNRSGDVETFGTYRSPEGKVTSLENENDLKFVPEDKTWKSDQTGNSYKLRWKLISERFNLNISPKFEEQEFDARSSTGLIYWEGAVKVGGDIEGKSVKGKGYLELKPFR; from the coding sequence ATGCCCTTCCAATTTTTAACAAATAGAGTCGCAAGACCAAATAGAACCTCCGGGATCCTAGTTTCAGTTCTGTTCTCTTCTATACTTTTAATCTCGAGCGGAAACGGATTCGCCGCTCCTAAAACCGATCTAAAAGAAAGCCAAGGTAAAAGTTTTAAATTTCCCCAAGACCACTTTTTCCATAAAGGATACAGAGTAGAATGGTGTTATTTCATTGGTATCTTGGATACGGAAGAAGGTAAAGAATTAGGATATGAGTTAAGTTTCTTCCGAGCTTACCTCGGGCCGAAAGTTGCATTGTATCCAGTTCACTTTGCGATCTCTGATCTGGAAGATGAAAAACATAAGATCTCACAAACCATCGAAAGAGAATTAGGTGGAGTAGCAGGCCAAGACAAAAGCAATTTATGGAGCGGTGACTATCGTATGGAAGTTACAGGTCCCGCGGATTTTAGGATCTCTGCTTTTCCAAGAACTGATTCTGGATTTGGTTTAGAATTAGAACTAAGCACCAAATCAAAAAATATACTTACCCATGGCAAAAACGGAAAGTCTCTCAAGAGCAGAAAGAATCCTAAATTTTTCTCCAATTATTATAGCATTCCTCGTTTAGAAACCAAGGGTTCTCTTTATCTAGAAGGAAAAGAATATCATGTAAAATCCGGCACAAGCTGGATGGACCATGAATGGAGTAGTCCAGAAGGAACCGAGGCAGCATTCGATCTTTCTTCCAAAGATATTTCCTGGGACTGGATCTGTATCCAAATGGAAGATGGTTCCGATATCATGGCTTTCAATTTTAAGAACAGATCTGGAGATGTGGAAACTTTCGGGACCTATCGGTCTCCTGAAGGAAAAGTAACATCTTTAGAAAATGAAAACGATCTGAAATTTGTTCCGGAAGATAAGACCTGGAAAAGTGACCAAACCGGAAATTCCTATAAATTACGATGGAAATTAATTTCCGAACGATTTAACCTGAATATCTCGCCCAAATTCGAAGAGCAGGAATTCGACGCAAGATCTAGCACTGGACTAATTTATTGGGAAGGTGCAGTTAAAGTCGGTGGAGATATCGAAGGAAAATCCGTAAAAGGAAAAGGTTACCTGGAATTAAAACCTTTCCGTTAA
- the cysD gene encoding sulfate adenylyltransferase subunit CysD, whose amino-acid sequence MTTRTRLSHLQQLEAESIYILREVAAQFERPALLFSGGKDSITLVHLALKAFRPGKFPFPLVHIDTGHNFPEALQFRDDLANRIGEKLIVRYVQDSIDQGKAVEEKGKFPSRNAIQTVTLLDTIEEFKFDACIGGARRDEEKARAKERVFSVRDEFGSWDPKLQRPELWNIYNGKIHVGENVRVFPISNWTELDVWEYIKSENIPLPSLYFSHRRQIVWRENVVFPVSEFVTLDSSDKVEEKTVRFRTVGDMTCTAAVESEANSLDDIIREIQTSRTTERGSRLDDKRSEAAMEERKRGGYF is encoded by the coding sequence ATGACGACTAGAACTCGATTGTCGCATCTCCAACAATTAGAGGCGGAATCCATTTATATACTTAGGGAAGTTGCCGCTCAATTTGAAAGACCTGCGCTTTTATTTTCAGGGGGGAAGGACTCGATCACTTTAGTGCATCTCGCACTCAAAGCATTCCGTCCAGGAAAATTCCCATTTCCTTTGGTACATATTGATACTGGCCATAACTTTCCGGAAGCATTACAATTTCGTGATGATCTTGCGAATCGTATCGGAGAAAAACTGATCGTTAGATACGTTCAGGATTCTATAGACCAAGGAAAAGCTGTAGAGGAAAAAGGAAAATTCCCGAGCAGGAACGCAATTCAAACAGTTACATTATTAGATACTATTGAAGAATTCAAATTTGATGCATGTATAGGCGGAGCAAGAAGGGACGAAGAAAAAGCACGCGCGAAAGAAAGAGTATTCTCCGTGCGCGATGAGTTCGGAAGCTGGGATCCTAAACTGCAAAGACCAGAACTTTGGAATATTTATAACGGAAAGATCCATGTAGGAGAGAACGTAAGAGTTTTCCCTATCAGTAACTGGACTGAGTTGGATGTTTGGGAATATATTAAATCTGAAAATATCCCACTTCCTTCATTATATTTTTCTCATAGAAGACAGATTGTCTGGAGGGAGAATGTAGTATTCCCTGTTTCAGAATTTGTTACCTTAGATTCTTCCGATAAGGTAGAAGAGAAAACTGTACGCTTTAGAACTGTGGGAGACATGACTTGCACTGCAGCGGTCGAATCTGAAGCAAATTCCTTAGACGATATTATTCGTGAGATCCAAACTTCCAGAACAACTGAAAGGG
- a CDS encoding phosphoadenylyl-sulfate reductase, with protein MSPSDLEAKLKGLSLEDSLAKISQEFPGQAVFSTSFGLEDQVVTHAIYSQNLDIRIFTLDTGRLFTETYELHKRTNGMYGKRIQTFFPDAQAVEDLINEKGPDSFYDSIENRKECCHIRKVVPLNRALEGAKIWITGIRNDQSGSRENLTKVELDAGRDILKFHPILDWSWEKVQQYVQDKHIPYNPLHDKGYPSIGCAPCTRAVMAGEDFRAGRWWWENESTKECGLHWVDGKLVRKKGSEV; from the coding sequence ATGAGTCCATCCGATCTGGAAGCAAAATTAAAAGGCCTGAGCTTAGAAGATTCTTTGGCAAAAATTTCCCAGGAGTTTCCGGGACAAGCGGTGTTCTCCACCAGTTTCGGTCTGGAAGATCAGGTAGTAACTCACGCAATTTATTCCCAAAATTTGGACATTCGTATCTTTACTTTGGATACAGGAAGATTGTTCACAGAAACTTACGAGCTTCATAAGCGTACAAATGGAATGTATGGTAAACGTATCCAAACATTCTTCCCAGATGCACAAGCTGTAGAAGATCTTATCAATGAGAAGGGCCCTGATTCCTTCTACGATTCTATAGAAAATAGAAAAGAATGTTGTCATATTCGCAAAGTTGTCCCTTTGAACAGAGCTTTAGAGGGAGCAAAAATTTGGATCACCGGAATTCGTAACGATCAATCCGGTTCCAGAGAAAATTTAACCAAAGTGGAGTTGGATGCAGGACGGGATATTTTGAAATTCCATCCTATTCTGGATTGGTCTTGGGAGAAAGTACAACAGTACGTCCAAGATAAACATATTCCATACAATCCTCTTCATGATAAGGGATATCCCAGTATCGGATGCGCTCCTTGTACGAGAGCGGTCATGGCGGGCGAAGATTTTAGAGCCGGCCGTTGGTGGTGGGAGAATGAATCCACGAAAGAATGCGGATTGCATTGGGTGGATGGAAAACTGGTAAGAAAAAAAGGATCAGAAGTATGA
- a CDS encoding phosphoethanolamine transferase: MGTINKKNILELFSRYSVWVLPAVILISDIIVRDEILPTFKPLQWGFYFLSFIYSVILYSTAIILLRILYQQKSKIAYYIVFSLILSFYVGTLLGSYGYYAYTGIMPNFFVFSFIFHEPLNSWTIVAGGFTKSSLIFGLLTFAVLGASLWFTTIKEPLKYRFQTPVRIGVVIVFLAISGFLHNNTRFNDQVYVSDTNTIAFVWRNLYNHLTGDSLGSAGLQSRNKPRLPQVSSNPGFNVLFVVTESLRKGSLGVYGYERNTTPFMSKFAQTADRSQYFLFKKAYSNSSSTLLSFPSILTGVSPSQPVPMTHTYPLFWEYGKSAGLSTFYITSHNLQWNNFEGFFKNSGIDFLWDKEKSGLKVFNDIGIDDRETVKEFKKHLTGFKKSGKRFAGVLHFNTNHFPYIVPEESNFFAVDSVPDQYDNSVRHMDGLLEDVYAYLKKEGFLENTVVIFTSDHGESLFEHDYLGHIDSNYVETVAIPMLVYIPNSLKESVNLQAIRRNTERPVANTDLIPTFIDILNLENNPAVKKYSANLEGKSLLRDIYGDRRIIITNNNEISLYKVGISYIKGNYHYIMNLNSNPSKERLFDLSKDPKELKDLWAEASEENKIHFREVVKDCGVCVELFTSQGLQYSASEEDLETAELKRNSLKPTAF, from the coding sequence ATGGGAACTATAAATAAAAAAAATATACTAGAGCTATTCTCCCGTTATTCTGTCTGGGTCCTGCCTGCAGTAATATTAATTTCGGACATCATCGTTAGAGATGAGATATTACCTACATTCAAACCTTTACAGTGGGGATTTTATTTTCTCTCATTCATCTATTCAGTAATTTTATATTCTACAGCGATCATCCTTCTCAGAATATTATACCAACAAAAATCTAAGATTGCGTATTATATAGTATTCTCTCTGATCTTATCTTTTTATGTCGGAACATTATTAGGTTCTTACGGATACTACGCGTATACCGGGATCATGCCTAACTTCTTCGTGTTCTCTTTTATATTCCACGAACCTTTGAATAGCTGGACGATCGTAGCAGGTGGATTTACTAAATCCTCTTTGATTTTCGGACTTCTAACTTTTGCAGTGTTAGGTGCTTCTCTTTGGTTCACTACAATTAAGGAACCTTTAAAATACAGATTCCAAACACCTGTACGAATTGGAGTTGTAATCGTATTTTTAGCGATCAGCGGATTCTTACATAATAATACTAGATTTAATGACCAAGTATATGTTTCAGATACTAACACGATCGCATTCGTTTGGAGAAACTTATACAACCACCTAACGGGAGACAGTCTAGGATCTGCCGGTTTACAATCCAGGAACAAGCCGAGACTTCCTCAAGTAAGTTCCAATCCTGGATTCAATGTTCTATTCGTAGTAACTGAAAGTTTGAGAAAAGGAAGTTTAGGAGTATACGGTTACGAAAGAAACACCACTCCTTTCATGTCTAAATTCGCCCAAACCGCGGACCGCAGCCAATACTTCTTATTTAAAAAGGCGTATTCAAATTCAAGTTCCACTCTTCTATCTTTTCCGAGTATATTAACTGGGGTTTCTCCTTCTCAACCCGTTCCGATGACTCATACTTATCCATTGTTCTGGGAGTATGGAAAATCTGCAGGGCTTTCTACATTCTATATTACTAGCCATAATCTTCAGTGGAATAACTTCGAAGGATTTTTCAAAAACTCAGGGATTGATTTCCTTTGGGATAAAGAAAAAAGCGGCTTAAAAGTATTCAACGATATCGGGATTGATGATAGAGAAACTGTAAAAGAATTCAAAAAGCATCTTACTGGATTTAAGAAGTCAGGTAAAAGATTCGCGGGAGTTTTACACTTCAATACGAATCACTTTCCATACATAGTCCCAGAAGAATCCAATTTTTTTGCAGTAGATTCAGTTCCGGACCAATATGATAACTCTGTTCGTCATATGGATGGCCTTTTAGAGGATGTTTACGCTTATCTTAAAAAAGAAGGTTTCTTAGAGAATACTGTAGTGATCTTTACTTCTGATCACGGCGAATCTCTTTTTGAACACGATTACCTGGGACATATAGATAGCAATTATGTAGAAACTGTTGCCATCCCCATGTTGGTTTATATCCCGAATTCTTTAAAAGAATCAGTGAATCTGCAAGCTATACGTAGAAACACAGAAAGACCTGTAGCAAATACAGATCTAATTCCGACCTTCATTGATATTTTAAATCTGGAAAACAATCCAGCAGTCAAAAAATATTCTGCAAATCTGGAAGGTAAATCCTTACTCAGAGATATTTATGGAGATCGCAGGATCATTATCACTAATAATAATGAGATCTCTTTGTACAAAGTTGGGATCAGTTATATTAAGGGAAATTATCATTATATAATGAATCTGAACTCCAATCCTTCCAAAGAACGTCTATTCGATCTTTCTAAAGATCCGAAAGAGTTAAAAGATCTTTGGGCAGAAGCAAGTGAAGAGAACAAGATCCATTTTAGAGAAGTAGTAAAAGACTGCGGTGTTTGTGTGGAATTATTCACATCCCAAGGTTTACAATACAGTGCTTCGGAAGAAGATCTAGAAACTGCAGAACTAAAAAGAAATTCTCTTAAGCCGACAGCTTTTTAA
- a CDS encoding lysophospholipid acyltransferase family protein, whose product MANPKPRSERQKVKKFLQYVFARILVGALSIFPYVLRGKILFHIIRFLAKTTGATKKRIERHIRTAFPQISELEIQEYIFHNLRNLSHMANEFCEEPRMNKKFIDKWVTFLPDKETHTRLFEKGGILVLGHLGNWETMGVSICYTAPKNDLYVFAKRQSNPWSNAWIEKNRASQRIKLVYTDESPRKALTLLKQGKLVAFISDQDAGITGSFFPFLGNMASTFLGPATFSRMTDVPILFCSSWYDKTGKLYFHVEEFERPDLDPKKDPELWEREFTYKWVKRLEEEVYKHPGDYFWLHRRWHTKPENKEELDKFWKEFKSSSQRSKV is encoded by the coding sequence ATGGCGAATCCTAAACCCAGAAGCGAGAGACAAAAAGTCAAAAAATTCCTACAATACGTATTCGCGAGAATATTGGTAGGCGCCCTTTCTATTTTCCCTTACGTCCTTAGGGGAAAGATCCTATTTCATATCATTCGATTCCTGGCCAAAACGACAGGTGCGACCAAAAAAAGGATCGAAAGACATATACGGACTGCATTCCCTCAAATATCTGAATTAGAGATACAAGAGTACATTTTTCATAATCTCAGAAATCTTTCCCATATGGCTAATGAGTTCTGCGAAGAACCTAGAATGAACAAAAAGTTTATAGATAAATGGGTGACCTTCTTACCGGATAAAGAAACTCATACTCGCCTATTTGAGAAGGGTGGGATCTTAGTTTTAGGTCATTTGGGAAATTGGGAAACCATGGGAGTTTCCATTTGTTATACAGCTCCTAAAAACGATCTATACGTATTCGCAAAAAGACAATCCAATCCTTGGTCCAACGCTTGGATCGAAAAAAACAGAGCTTCTCAAAGAATTAAATTGGTTTATACGGATGAAAGTCCTAGAAAGGCTCTGACTTTGTTGAAGCAAGGAAAGTTAGTCGCCTTTATTTCGGACCAAGACGCAGGTATTACCGGCTCCTTCTTTCCTTTTTTGGGAAATATGGCTTCTACATTTTTAGGACCTGCAACATTCTCCAGAATGACTGACGTTCCAATCTTATTCTGCAGTAGTTGGTATGATAAAACCGGGAAATTATATTTTCATGTAGAAGAATTCGAAAGACCAGATCTGGATCCTAAAAAGGACCCAGAACTTTGGGAGAGAGAATTCACTTACAAGTGGGTAAAACGTTTAGAAGAAGAAGTTTATAAACATCCAGGTGATTATTTCTGGCTGCATAGACGTTGGCATACTAAACCAGAGAACAAAGAAGAGTTAGATAAGTTCTGGAAAGAATTTAAATCTTCTTCCCAAAGATCTAAAGTTTAA